In the genome of Prosthecobacter dejongeii, one region contains:
- a CDS encoding SGNH/GDSL hydrolase family protein, producing the protein MILRSLFVSLALAASLVRAENLLPANARVAVIGDSITEQKLYSKYIEAYLLACTGRQDITVFQFGWSGERAGGFAARLKNDLSVFNPTVATTCYGMNDGSYVAYTDAIGAEYEKNMRLVLDGLKEMGVKNIAVGSPGAVDTKFFTRFEPAIYNDNLAHLRDIAKKLAGEYGQSFANVHDTMIAAMAKAKPALGENYDVCGADGFHPGPNGHLLMAEAFLKGLKMEGNIGTITLNLSGESTASTGHKITSSQAGSVTLESTTWPFCFDADPKASWSTRSILPFTTFNQDLNRYTLVVKGLTKDKAKVTWGAASQEFTKAQLETGINLAAEFPTTPFDAAFADLLGAIGSKQSFETTMIKNLITHFRSLGKEAEGDPEFSAALNVLKKKSMAKQQQYDANVRKRLKAVMHTITVE; encoded by the coding sequence ATGATCCTTCGCAGCCTCTTTGTATCCCTCGCCCTCGCCGCCTCCCTGGTCCGCGCTGAAAATCTCCTCCCTGCCAATGCCCGCGTGGCTGTGATTGGCGATAGCATCACGGAGCAGAAACTCTACTCCAAGTACATCGAGGCCTACCTCCTCGCCTGCACGGGCCGCCAGGATATCACCGTATTTCAGTTTGGCTGGAGTGGTGAGCGGGCTGGCGGTTTTGCCGCTCGTTTGAAAAACGACCTCAGCGTCTTCAACCCCACCGTGGCCACCACCTGCTATGGCATGAATGACGGCAGCTACGTGGCCTACACCGACGCCATCGGTGCCGAGTATGAAAAGAACATGCGCCTGGTGCTGGATGGTCTCAAGGAAATGGGCGTGAAGAACATCGCCGTCGGTTCCCCAGGCGCGGTGGATACCAAGTTTTTCACCCGCTTTGAGCCTGCCATCTACAATGACAACCTCGCCCACCTGCGCGACATCGCCAAAAAGCTGGCGGGGGAATACGGCCAGAGCTTTGCCAACGTCCACGACACCATGATCGCCGCCATGGCCAAGGCCAAACCGGCGCTGGGAGAAAACTACGATGTCTGCGGAGCGGATGGATTTCATCCCGGCCCCAACGGCCACCTGCTCATGGCGGAAGCCTTTCTCAAAGGCCTGAAGATGGAGGGCAACATCGGCACCATCACCCTGAATCTTAGCGGCGAATCCACCGCCAGCACCGGCCACAAAATCACCTCTAGCCAGGCCGGCAGCGTGACGCTGGAAAGCACCACCTGGCCCTTCTGCTTTGACGCCGATCCCAAGGCCTCCTGGAGCACCCGCAGCATCCTGCCTTTCACCACTTTCAATCAGGATCTCAACCGCTACACGCTGGTGGTCAAAGGCCTCACCAAAGACAAGGCCAAAGTCACCTGGGGCGCAGCGAGCCAAGAGTTCACCAAAGCCCAACTGGAAACCGGCATCAACCTCGCCGCCGAGTTCCCCACCACCCCCTTCGACGCCGCTTTTGCCGATCTCCTGGGAGCCATCGGCAGCAAACAATCCTTTGAAACCACGATGATCAAAAACCTCATCACCCACTTCCGCAGCCTGGGCAAAGAAGCCGAAGGCGACCCCGAATTCTCCGCCGCCCTCAACGTGCTGAAAAAGAAAAGCATGGCCAAACAGCAGCAGTACGACGCCAACGTCCGCAAGCGCCTGAAAGCCGTGATGCACACGATCACGGTGGAGTAG
- a CDS encoding c-type cytochrome domain-containing protein gives MKFLPAFLLTASAAAAADFKKDIAPIFEKHCYECHSDKTGKKKAGYVFDDLATLKLDINPKGGIVPGNPAESHIFKVVADPEHEAHMPPKDNLSSKEIETLREWITEGALLDKDAPKPTMAPVQKKLPPILTWTNFEGKKIKAGFVKLEGDTVYLRMPINAQEVPYPMSKLDAASQQLAKECAAP, from the coding sequence ATGAAATTTCTGCCTGCTTTCCTTCTCACCGCCTCCGCAGCGGCCGCTGCCGACTTCAAAAAAGACATCGCCCCCATTTTTGAAAAGCACTGCTACGAGTGCCACAGTGACAAAACTGGGAAGAAAAAGGCCGGTTACGTCTTCGATGACCTCGCCACCCTGAAGCTGGATATCAATCCCAAAGGGGGCATCGTCCCAGGTAACCCGGCAGAGAGCCACATCTTCAAAGTCGTGGCCGATCCCGAGCATGAAGCCCACATGCCCCCGAAGGACAATCTTTCGAGCAAAGAGATCGAGACTCTGCGAGAATGGATCACGGAAGGTGCCCTGCTGGACAAAGATGCGCCCAAGCCGACGATGGCCCCTGTCCAGAAAAAGCTGCCGCCCATCCTCACCTGGACCAACTTTGAAGGCAAAAAGATCAAAGCAGGCTTCGTGAAACTGGAAGGCGACACCGTGTATCTGCGCATGCCCATCAATGCCCAAGAAGTGCCCTACCCCATGAGCAAACTCGATGCCGCCAGCCAGCAACTGGCCAAAGAATGCGCGGCTCCGTGA
- a CDS encoding tyrosine recombinase, which produces MLDAIDSFILHLATERGLSTNYQLLVRRVLEALASWLKQERQIEDAAAVTTPHLTDYLARRKKDGLAASSARVELVAVKIFFRWLAARGKRAGDPAEPILPPRMEKHLPGTMNEQDARTLVESITGNDPLDRRDRAILELFYASGLRLSELITARLENLSLEEGWIRVTGKGAKTRLSPVGGAAREALEAYLTHSRPLLVKTKKTQSHIFLSQLGGPLTRERVWQIVKKRAEQAGLGTHIHPHLLRHSFATHLLNNGADLRVIQEMLGHADIATTQIYTHVDQKRLKQVHRQFHPRA; this is translated from the coding sequence ATGCTCGATGCCATTGACAGTTTTATTCTCCATCTGGCCACCGAACGCGGGCTGTCCACGAACTATCAACTGCTGGTGCGACGGGTGCTGGAGGCCCTGGCTTCCTGGCTGAAGCAGGAACGGCAGATCGAAGACGCAGCCGCTGTGACCACGCCGCACCTGACAGACTACCTCGCCCGGCGAAAAAAGGATGGGCTGGCGGCCTCCAGCGCGCGGGTGGAACTGGTGGCCGTGAAAATTTTCTTTCGCTGGCTGGCGGCTCGGGGCAAACGGGCGGGTGACCCTGCGGAACCCATCCTACCTCCACGCATGGAAAAGCACCTGCCAGGGACGATGAATGAGCAGGATGCGAGGACACTGGTGGAATCCATCACAGGCAACGATCCCCTAGACCGCCGAGATCGCGCCATTTTGGAACTTTTTTATGCCAGCGGTCTGAGGCTTTCCGAGCTCATCACCGCTCGGTTGGAAAACCTGAGCCTGGAGGAGGGCTGGATCCGCGTGACCGGCAAAGGGGCAAAAACTCGCCTTTCTCCAGTGGGAGGAGCCGCGCGGGAGGCCCTGGAAGCCTACCTCACCCACTCACGCCCTCTTTTGGTGAAAACCAAAAAGACCCAGAGCCACATTTTCCTCTCCCAACTCGGCGGCCCCCTGACCCGGGAGCGGGTGTGGCAGATCGTCAAAAAACGGGCTGAGCAAGCTGGCCTAGGCACTCACATTCACCCCCATCTGCTGCGCCACTCCTTTGCCACCCATCTGCTCAACAACGGGGCCGATTTACGGGTAATCCAGGAGATGCTGGGCCATGCCGACATCGCCACCACCCAAATTTATACCCACGTGGATCAAAAGCGGCTGAAGCAGGTGCATCGGCAATTTCATCCGAGGGCCTGA
- a CDS encoding TetR/AcrR family transcriptional regulator, whose product MPKSRQTPPPSAAARERDPDARKERIMAAAGEVFARTGFADGSVREISQIAQVNVASINYYFGSKEGLYREVLLAAHAHALEQQVLPELSKNPELALREWIHFCLRFVLMKRKAHPVLGRLMAHEMHQPTAALGELVRLVIKPRFADLIGLVTAVADPSRTQSDCEMAAHQIIAMCVHFDHSREVVGLLGFPAPETEADFARLADSIADMALYGLTGSKSKTLATANPASGKSASLKTRTPLSKKTPPTA is encoded by the coding sequence ATGCCTAAGTCTCGCCAGACTCCCCCGCCTTCTGCTGCTGCCCGCGAGCGTGATCCTGACGCACGGAAAGAGCGCATCATGGCGGCGGCGGGCGAAGTCTTTGCCCGCACGGGATTTGCCGATGGCAGCGTGCGTGAAATAAGCCAGATCGCTCAGGTGAATGTGGCCTCCATCAATTACTACTTTGGCAGCAAAGAGGGCCTGTATCGGGAAGTACTGCTCGCTGCTCATGCTCACGCGCTGGAGCAGCAAGTGCTGCCGGAACTTTCCAAAAATCCTGAACTGGCCCTGCGCGAGTGGATCCATTTTTGCCTGCGCTTTGTGCTGATGAAACGCAAGGCTCACCCTGTGCTGGGCCGCCTGATGGCCCATGAAATGCATCAACCCACAGCAGCGCTGGGCGAGCTGGTGAGACTGGTCATCAAACCCCGATTCGCCGACCTCATCGGCCTTGTCACGGCCGTTGCTGATCCCTCACGCACTCAAAGCGATTGCGAAATGGCAGCGCATCAGATCATCGCCATGTGCGTGCACTTCGACCACAGCCGGGAAGTGGTGGGGCTACTGGGATTTCCCGCGCCCGAGACGGAGGCTGACTTTGCCCGCCTGGCCGATAGCATCGCCGACATGGCCCTGTACGGCCTAACGGGAAGCAAGTCCAAAACGCTTGCCACAGCCAACCCAGCCTCCGGCAAATCTGCCTCGCTGAAGACACGCACCCCCCTTTCCAAAAAGACTCCCCCCACTGCATGA
- a CDS encoding efflux RND transporter periplasmic adaptor subunit yields the protein MKRTSLILLMAAAYCVVACQKAAPDPAASPAPEAVPPPIQGSTVKATERSFPRFLRVTGQLAGQHDAVVAADSTGRVMTAPVERGSIVKPGDVLATLDDRQAKLTLAEAHASAELAKSRLALAKNEQERNKPLAEKKAVADADYQKLLTEVSAREAELAAAISRQEQAQKTLDDCVIRAVAGGVVAERMVDPGEYVRMDSAVARVVDQSTMRLVLNVPETEVGGLEIGQTVEFTTAAFAGQTFKGQLKFLGAAMREASRDLVIEATVDNADGKLRAGFFCDARIQMREEKAVAVPEDALRIEGSRRKVFVVTPEANTLSERLVEVGDTREGFTEIRKGVVKDETVLVKPPAEATDGLPFQPKA from the coding sequence ATGAAAAGGACCTCCCTCATCCTCCTGATGGCCGCCGCTTATTGCGTGGTGGCCTGCCAAAAGGCCGCTCCAGATCCTGCGGCGTCTCCTGCGCCTGAAGCCGTGCCTCCGCCGATCCAAGGCAGCACGGTCAAGGCTACCGAGCGCAGTTTCCCGCGCTTTTTGCGAGTGACGGGCCAGTTGGCTGGGCAGCATGATGCCGTGGTGGCAGCCGACTCCACCGGGCGCGTGATGACAGCCCCTGTCGAGCGTGGGTCCATCGTGAAACCTGGCGATGTCTTGGCCACCCTGGATGATCGCCAAGCCAAACTGACGCTGGCGGAAGCCCATGCCTCCGCCGAGCTGGCCAAGTCCCGCCTAGCTCTGGCTAAAAACGAGCAGGAACGCAACAAACCTCTGGCGGAGAAAAAAGCCGTGGCCGATGCCGATTACCAAAAACTGCTGACCGAAGTCTCCGCCCGCGAGGCTGAACTCGCGGCTGCCATCTCCCGCCAGGAGCAAGCGCAAAAGACCCTGGATGACTGCGTGATCCGTGCCGTGGCTGGCGGTGTGGTGGCCGAGCGCATGGTGGACCCAGGCGAATACGTGCGCATGGATTCCGCGGTGGCGCGTGTGGTGGATCAATCCACGATGCGTCTGGTTTTGAATGTGCCTGAAACGGAGGTAGGCGGGCTGGAGATTGGTCAAACGGTGGAGTTCACCACGGCTGCCTTTGCCGGTCAGACTTTTAAAGGTCAACTCAAGTTCCTCGGAGCAGCCATGCGCGAGGCTTCGCGTGATCTCGTCATTGAGGCGACTGTAGACAATGCGGATGGCAAGCTGCGCGCGGGTTTCTTCTGCGATGCCCGCATCCAGATGCGTGAGGAAAAAGCCGTGGCTGTGCCCGAAGATGCGCTACGCATCGAGGGCTCACGCCGGAAGGTTTTTGTCGTGACGCCGGAAGCCAACACGCTGTCTGAGCGGCTGGTGGAAGTGGGTGATACTCGCGAAGGTTTCACCGAGATCCGCAAGGGCGTGGTGAAGGACGAAACCGTTCTGGTGAAACCCCCAGCCGAAGCCACCGATGGCCTGCCCTTCCAGCCGAAGGCATGA
- a CDS encoding efflux RND transporter permease subunit: MQWLAAISVKRPVFASVIILVFVVVGVLGYTKLPVDRFPKIDFPTVSIVTRQDGATPKEIETEITDKIEEAVNTVAGIDELRSISSEGISQVLVTFVLEKNIDVAAQEVRDRIARVIPELPEDVDAPIIEKLDPDAAPILNIALVANKPVREITEYSDKILRRQLESVPGVGQITLLGGRLRQINVWLDPMRLRSYNLTATDIQRALRAQNVQIPAGTVKNAASEAGFRVLGKARSMDEINMLVVTENSGGLVRLRDVARVEDGAEEQLTVARNNGVPSVVLSIRKQSGTNTVAVVDAVNEKLADVKKLLPEGYNVEVVRDTSTVIRTSVHAVKEHLVLGALFAAVVVLVFLGNSRATLISALAIPTSIIAAFGIMWAQGVTLNVISLVALALAVGIVIDDAIIVVENIFRHMEDKGEDSYTASIEGPKEIGLAVMATTLSLLAVFVPVAFLSGIVGMFLKSFGLTMAFAIAVSLLVSFTLTPSLSARMFKNGHGTRFDRWLEHLVNIFYKPVEVVYMGLLRFSMRHRWVVVLACIGILACMPILMKTVQKSFLPPVEEAEFVVNIRTPEGTSLAATDLMVERFAREVRKLPGVDGTLLTIGDNDQRTPNLAGIFVRLNDPALRQDQQTLMDRVRQEIVPNFPKEWRISVLAVPPFNTGTSSANVQYFIAGPDLDVLTRATQQVMEEVKDLPGLRDLDSSLIAGKPEISGTVNRNKAGEMGASIADISSTLRLLVGGVDVSTYDDSGEQYDIHLQAEETYRNTSETLNLLTVPSLKAGPVAISNLLTLDDTDSPSQINRLNRRRQVTITANNAPGVGETEIMDGISAAVNRLNLPADYASGSTGRSKEIAKASKAFGVAFLMAFIFMYLILAAQFESWIHPFTILLALPLTLPFAILSLILFGQSVNIFSMLGILVLFGMVKKNGILQIDHTNQLREKGMDRLEAILLANKERLRPILMTTLAFVAGMVPMMTATGVGAAYNNATAGVILGGQSLSLLLTLLATPVIYSLFDDMIHFRENRRKKREAKAAAKSAAPNPGTASL, from the coding sequence ATGCAATGGCTCGCCGCAATCTCTGTTAAACGCCCGGTCTTCGCCAGCGTCATCATCCTCGTCTTCGTGGTCGTGGGTGTGCTGGGTTACACGAAACTGCCGGTGGACCGGTTCCCCAAAATTGACTTCCCCACTGTCAGTATCGTCACGCGTCAAGATGGCGCGACGCCGAAGGAAATCGAAACCGAAATCACCGACAAGATCGAAGAAGCGGTCAACACCGTCGCCGGCATTGACGAGCTGCGTTCCATTTCCAGCGAAGGCATCTCTCAAGTGCTCGTGACCTTTGTTCTGGAAAAGAACATTGATGTGGCCGCTCAAGAGGTGCGTGACCGCATCGCTCGCGTGATTCCAGAATTACCGGAGGATGTGGACGCACCCATCATCGAGAAGCTGGACCCAGACGCTGCGCCCATTTTAAACATCGCCCTGGTTGCCAATAAGCCCGTGCGTGAGATCACTGAGTATTCAGACAAGATCCTGCGCCGTCAGTTGGAAAGTGTGCCTGGTGTGGGCCAGATCACCCTGCTAGGTGGACGCCTTCGGCAGATCAATGTTTGGTTAGACCCCATGCGGCTGCGGTCCTATAACCTGACCGCGACCGATATACAGCGAGCCCTGCGGGCGCAGAACGTACAGATCCCCGCTGGCACCGTGAAAAACGCCGCGAGCGAGGCCGGCTTCCGCGTGCTGGGGAAGGCCCGCAGCATGGATGAAATCAATATGCTGGTGGTCACTGAAAACAGTGGCGGCCTGGTGCGCCTGCGCGATGTCGCCCGGGTGGAAGACGGCGCGGAAGAACAACTCACCGTGGCCCGCAACAACGGTGTGCCTTCTGTGGTCCTCTCCATCCGCAAGCAGAGTGGCACCAACACCGTGGCCGTGGTGGATGCGGTGAACGAAAAGCTGGCCGATGTGAAAAAGTTGCTGCCGGAGGGCTACAATGTCGAGGTCGTCCGAGATACCTCCACTGTCATCCGCACCAGCGTTCATGCCGTGAAAGAGCACTTGGTTCTTGGCGCACTTTTTGCCGCCGTCGTCGTGCTGGTCTTCTTGGGAAACTCACGTGCCACGCTCATCTCCGCGCTCGCCATTCCCACGTCCATCATCGCCGCCTTTGGCATCATGTGGGCCCAGGGGGTGACGCTGAACGTCATCAGCCTCGTCGCTCTGGCCCTGGCGGTAGGCATCGTGATTGATGACGCCATCATCGTGGTGGAAAACATCTTCCGCCACATGGAGGACAAAGGTGAAGACTCGTACACGGCCTCCATCGAAGGGCCCAAGGAGATTGGCCTTGCCGTCATGGCCACCACCTTGTCCCTGCTGGCCGTGTTTGTCCCTGTGGCCTTCCTCAGCGGTATCGTCGGTATGTTTTTGAAGAGCTTCGGCCTCACCATGGCTTTTGCCATCGCCGTCTCACTTTTGGTTAGCTTCACGCTCACCCCTTCGCTTTCTGCCCGCATGTTCAAGAACGGTCACGGCACCCGCTTTGACAGGTGGCTGGAGCATCTGGTGAACATTTTCTACAAGCCAGTGGAGGTGGTGTACATGGGGCTACTGCGTTTTTCCATGCGCCACCGCTGGGTCGTCGTGCTGGCCTGCATCGGCATCCTGGCCTGCATGCCCATCCTGATGAAAACCGTGCAGAAGAGCTTCCTGCCCCCTGTGGAGGAAGCTGAGTTCGTGGTAAACATCCGCACGCCTGAAGGCACGAGCCTAGCCGCGACGGACCTGATGGTGGAGCGTTTTGCCCGCGAGGTGCGTAAGCTCCCCGGTGTGGATGGCACCCTGCTCACCATCGGTGACAATGACCAGCGCACGCCCAATCTGGCCGGCATCTTCGTCCGCCTCAATGATCCCGCTCTGCGGCAGGACCAGCAAACGCTCATGGATCGCGTGCGTCAGGAGATCGTGCCGAACTTCCCCAAAGAATGGCGCATCAGCGTGCTGGCTGTGCCGCCTTTCAATACCGGCACCTCTAGCGCTAACGTACAGTATTTCATCGCAGGCCCAGATCTGGATGTGCTCACCCGCGCCACTCAGCAAGTCATGGAAGAAGTGAAAGATCTGCCGGGCCTTCGTGACCTAGACAGTTCCCTCATCGCAGGCAAACCCGAAATCTCTGGCACGGTCAACCGTAATAAAGCCGGGGAGATGGGGGCCAGCATCGCCGATATTTCCAGCACCTTAAGACTGCTCGTGGGTGGAGTGGACGTCTCCACCTATGATGACAGTGGCGAGCAATATGACATCCACCTGCAGGCTGAGGAAACTTATCGCAACACCAGCGAGACTCTCAACCTACTCACCGTGCCTTCCCTCAAAGCAGGCCCGGTGGCCATCTCGAACCTGCTCACGCTGGATGATACGGACAGCCCTTCGCAGATCAATCGCCTCAACCGCCGCCGCCAAGTCACCATCACCGCGAACAATGCCCCCGGCGTGGGGGAGACGGAGATCATGGATGGCATCTCCGCTGCCGTGAATCGCCTGAATCTTCCGGCTGACTACGCCAGCGGCAGCACGGGCAGGTCGAAGGAAATCGCCAAGGCTAGCAAAGCTTTTGGTGTCGCGTTCCTGATGGCTTTTATTTTTATGTACCTCATTCTCGCTGCACAGTTTGAGAGCTGGATTCACCCTTTCACCATCCTGTTAGCCCTGCCCCTCACGCTGCCCTTCGCCATCTTGTCACTCATTTTGTTCGGCCAGTCCGTGAATATTTTCTCCATGCTCGGCATCCTCGTGCTCTTCGGCATGGTGAAGAAAAATGGCATTCTCCAAATTGACCATACTAACCAATTGCGTGAAAAAGGCATGGATCGCCTAGAGGCCATCCTTCTGGCCAATAAAGAACGTCTCCGCCCCATCTTGATGACCACCCTGGCCTTCGTCGCAGGCATGGTGCCAATGATGACCGCAACCGGCGTGGGCGCAGCCTATAACAACGCCACTGCCGGCGTCATCCTCGGTGGTCAGAGCCTCTCCCTGCTGCTCACCCTGCTGGCCACGCCGGTCATCTACTCCCTCTTTGATGACATGATCCACTTCCGCGAAAACCGCCGAAAAAAACGTGAGGCTAAAGCAGCAGCGAAGTCCGCCGCCCCTAATCCAGGGACTGCCTCCCTTTAA
- a CDS encoding efflux transporter outer membrane subunit, with protein MLQRSTLFIAALALSACTVGPDHTPPDLTDITPAKWRWQTAAPRDDAPRGEWWKIFREPELDRLEALALQTSPTLRAAAARVDQARAAARISTSSWLPDVRLKGDGKREQTSGNLPTPIPVDIPRGRVNSFSTLLDLSYEIDFWGKIRREVESARATADSTSASYHNAILTLTGDVAAQYFLLRAADAELSALRRTIALRDKFKNLLNDKFKAGAIPETDYARAVTEVATAKAELADVKRQRQEASDTLALLCGQPASSFTVRENPIGAKAPPLVPAGLPASVLERRPDIAAAERIVAARNADVGVAISAYFPAVKLTGTAGYLSNEVDTLLGADSRVWSLGPSISLPISGLTVIKFNVRRQKAAREEAIANYRQAVLSAIRDVETSLAQTRYLREQAGAISEALAASTKATGLVQESYERGTLSYFEYLDAERTRLQTERQTAQISAQRHISTVRLIKALGGGW; from the coding sequence ATGCTCCAACGCTCCACGCTTTTCATCGCCGCCCTGGCCCTTAGCGCCTGCACCGTCGGGCCCGACCACACCCCGCCGGACCTCACGGACATCACCCCTGCCAAGTGGCGCTGGCAGACTGCCGCGCCTCGCGACGATGCCCCGCGTGGCGAGTGGTGGAAGATCTTCCGCGAGCCTGAGCTGGACCGACTGGAGGCCCTGGCCCTGCAAACCAGCCCCACTCTGCGAGCTGCTGCTGCGCGCGTGGATCAGGCCCGCGCCGCCGCACGCATCAGCACCTCCTCATGGCTGCCGGATGTGCGTCTCAAGGGCGATGGCAAACGCGAACAGACTTCCGGCAACCTCCCTACCCCCATCCCGGTGGACATTCCACGCGGTCGAGTGAATAGCTTCAGCACCCTCCTGGACCTGAGTTACGAGATCGACTTCTGGGGCAAGATCCGTCGTGAGGTGGAAAGCGCACGCGCTACGGCCGACTCCACCTCCGCAAGCTATCACAATGCCATCCTCACGCTCACGGGCGATGTCGCTGCGCAATACTTTTTGTTACGCGCTGCCGATGCCGAACTGAGCGCTCTCCGCCGCACCATTGCCCTGCGTGACAAGTTTAAAAACCTGTTGAACGACAAGTTCAAGGCCGGAGCCATCCCCGAGACCGACTACGCCCGCGCCGTCACCGAGGTAGCCACCGCCAAGGCCGAATTGGCCGACGTGAAACGCCAGCGCCAGGAGGCCAGCGACACCCTGGCCCTCCTCTGCGGCCAGCCTGCCAGCAGCTTCACCGTGCGGGAAAACCCCATTGGAGCGAAGGCCCCGCCTCTAGTCCCCGCTGGCCTTCCTGCCTCCGTGCTGGAGCGCCGTCCAGACATCGCTGCGGCAGAGCGTATCGTCGCCGCTCGCAACGCCGATGTCGGCGTGGCCATCTCCGCCTACTTCCCCGCCGTGAAGCTCACTGGCACCGCCGGTTACCTCAGCAATGAAGTGGATACGCTGCTAGGAGCCGACAGCCGTGTTTGGAGCCTCGGCCCCAGCATCAGCCTGCCCATCAGCGGCCTCACCGTCATCAAGTTCAACGTCCGCCGTCAGAAGGCCGCCCGGGAAGAAGCCATCGCCAATTACCGCCAAGCCGTGCTCAGCGCCATCCGCGATGTCGAGACCAGCCTCGCCCAGACCCGCTACCTGCGCGAGCAAGCTGGCGCCATCAGCGAAGCCCTCGCCGCCTCCACCAAGGCCACCGGCCTCGTCCAGGAATCCTACGAGCGCGGCACCCTCAGCTACTTCGAGTACCTGGACGCCGAACGCACCCGCCTCCAAACCGAACGCCAAACCGCCCAAATCTCCGCCCAACGCCACATCTCCACCGTCCGCCTCATCAAGGCCTTGGGGGGCGGCTGGTGA
- the epsC gene encoding serine O-acetyltransferase EpsC yields MTSYKEVGGINHVDCGALPSKQAIATLCEDLLQVLFPGFYSVDAVSSHDLELMTHELVASTRERLRTEIRRSLRLRDQTGNHHEEAMKLVCDFMVKLPEVRRLLQTDVQAAYEGDPAARSYEEIILAYPGLEAIAIQRTAHQLYSMGVPLIPRMMTEWAHGRTGIDIHPGAQIGSHFFIDHGTGVVIGETCSIGTRVKLYQGVGLVARSLAQGQALAGKKRHPTIGDNVTIYAGATIVGGDTVVGSRSTIGANVFLMESVAEDMIYALGDQEHRIRDRKNTPLTKVPKTADSDKA; encoded by the coding sequence ATGACCTCATACAAGGAGGTCGGCGGGATCAACCACGTGGATTGCGGGGCTTTGCCGTCCAAACAGGCGATCGCGACGCTCTGTGAAGATCTGCTGCAGGTGCTGTTCCCGGGTTTTTACTCGGTGGATGCGGTCTCCTCCCATGATCTGGAGCTGATGACGCATGAGCTGGTGGCCAGCACGCGGGAGCGGCTGCGCACGGAGATCCGCCGCAGTCTGCGCCTGCGCGACCAGACGGGCAATCACCATGAGGAGGCGATGAAGCTGGTCTGTGATTTCATGGTGAAGCTGCCCGAGGTGCGGCGGCTATTACAAACAGATGTGCAGGCCGCCTATGAAGGCGACCCTGCGGCGCGGAGCTATGAGGAGATCATCCTGGCCTACCCAGGCCTAGAGGCCATCGCCATCCAGCGCACGGCGCACCAGCTCTATAGCATGGGCGTGCCGCTGATCCCGCGCATGATGACGGAGTGGGCGCATGGCCGCACGGGCATTGACATCCACCCTGGGGCCCAGATTGGCAGCCACTTTTTCATTGATCACGGCACGGGTGTGGTGATCGGCGAGACGTGCAGCATCGGCACCCGCGTGAAGCTTTACCAAGGCGTGGGCCTCGTGGCGCGCTCCCTGGCCCAAGGGCAGGCGCTGGCTGGGAAGAAACGCCACCCCACCATCGGCGATAACGTCACCATCTACGCAGGGGCGACCATTGTGGGGGGCGATACGGTGGTGGGGTCCCGCAGCACCATCGGTGCGAACGTTTTCCTGATGGAAAGCGTGGCCGAGGACATGATCTACGCCCTGGGTGACCAGGAGCACCGCATCCGCGACCGCAAGAACACGCCATTGACCAAAGTGCCTAAAACGGCCGATTCTGATAAGGCCTGA
- a CDS encoding SprT family zinc-dependent metalloprotease: protein MLNLSQLVLDFQAGIRGSLAERALDRPLYAEPAPEALAAPAKEENGNVRDAELTELCQQLLHSIDLAGAAKLVSVQWNSRLRSTAGYASFPAWKIELNPKLQEFEGQVDRTMRHELAHLVAYHRAGRRRIEPHGAEWQQACADLGIPGESARHRLPLPRREVKRNYAYACAHCGLTVQRVRKFSRYTACRECCGKYNGGQYDAKYRFVLIQDLRSKE, encoded by the coding sequence ATGCTGAATCTTTCCCAGCTCGTTCTCGACTTTCAAGCCGGCATCCGCGGCAGCCTCGCAGAGCGCGCCCTGGACCGCCCGCTGTATGCGGAACCCGCCCCTGAGGCCCTGGCTGCCCCAGCGAAGGAAGAAAACGGCAATGTGCGGGATGCTGAGTTGACGGAACTGTGCCAGCAGTTGCTGCACAGCATCGATCTCGCAGGGGCTGCCAAGCTAGTCTCTGTCCAGTGGAACAGCCGCCTGCGCAGCACCGCCGGGTATGCGAGCTTTCCCGCCTGGAAGATCGAGCTGAACCCGAAGCTGCAGGAATTTGAAGGTCAAGTGGACCGCACGATGCGCCATGAACTGGCCCATCTGGTGGCCTATCACCGGGCCGGGCGGCGGCGCATCGAGCCGCACGGTGCCGAGTGGCAGCAGGCCTGTGCGGACCTGGGCATCCCAGGTGAAAGTGCCCGCCATCGCCTGCCTCTGCCCCGCCGAGAGGTAAAACGAAACTACGCCTATGCCTGCGCTCACTGTGGCCTCACCGTGCAGCGGGTGCGTAAATTCAGCCGCTACACGGCCTGCCGTGAGTGCTGCGGCAAGTACAACGGCGGCCAGTATGATGCGAAGTATCGCTTTGTGCTGATCCAGGATCTGCGCAGCAAGGAGTGA